Proteins from one Capricornis sumatraensis isolate serow.1 chromosome 2, serow.2, whole genome shotgun sequence genomic window:
- the HAX1 gene encoding HCLS1-associated protein X-1 isoform X2: MLAFRQRGLTLRSISDSVALAATRVGFKGSSPTTGMSLFDLFRGFFGFSGPRSFSPGGGMRFHDNFGFDDLVRDFNNIFSEMGAWTLPSRPPELPGPESETPGERRQEGQTLRDSMLKYPDSHQPKIFGGGLESDARSESPKPAPDWGPQRPFHRFDDTWSVTPHSRAREDNDLDSQVSQEGLGPVLQPQPKSYFKSVSVTKITKPDGTIEERRTVVDSEGRKETTVTHQEAGGSPRDGPESPTPPSLDDSSSILDLFLGRWFRSR; this comes from the exons ATGCTTGCTTTCCGGCAGCGTGGTCTGACTCTTCGCTCAATTTCCGACAGCGTAGCTCTGGCTGCTACCCGTGTGGGCTTCAAAGGTTCGAGTCCCACTACGGGAATGAGCCTTTTTGACCTCTTTCGGGGCTTTTTCGGCTTTTCTGGACCTCGGAG cttcagcccagGAGGAGGAATGCGTTTCCACGATAACTTCGGCTTTGATGACTTAGTACGGGATTTCAACAACATCTTCAGCGAGATGGGGGCCTGGACCTTGCCTTCCCGCCCTCCTG AACTTCCAGGTCCTGAATCAGAGACACCTGGTGAGAGACGGCAGGAAGGACAGACACTTCGGGACTCAATGCTTAAGTATCCAGATAGTCACCAGCCCAAGATCTTTGGTGGGGGCTTGGAGAGTGATGCAAGATCTGAATCCCCCAAACCAGCACCAGACTGGGGCCCCCAGAGACCTTTTCATAGG TTCGATGATACGTGGTCTGTGACCCCCCACTCTAGAGCCAGAGAAGACAATG ATCTTGATtcccaggtttctcaggagggtcTTGGCCCAGTTCTGCAGCCCCAACCCAAATCCTATTTCAAGAGTGTCTCTGTGACCAAGATCACTAAACCAGATGGG ACTATAGAGGAGCGCCGGACTGTGGTGGACAGCGAGGGCCGGAAAGAGACCACAGTAACCCATCAAGAGGCAGGCGGCAGTCCTAGAGATG GTCCAGAATCACCAACTCCTCCATCCTTGGATGATTCCTCTTCCATCCTGGATTTGTTCCTAGGACGTTGGTTCCGGTCCCGGTAG
- the HAX1 gene encoding HCLS1-associated protein X-1 isoform X1 has product MLAFRQRGLTLRSISDSVALAATRVGFKGSSPTTGMSLFDLFRGFFGFSGPRSHRDPFFGGMTRDEDEDDEEEEEEGVTWGRGNSRFEGSQPPEEFSFGFSFSPGGGMRFHDNFGFDDLVRDFNNIFSEMGAWTLPSRPPELPGPESETPGERRQEGQTLRDSMLKYPDSHQPKIFGGGLESDARSESPKPAPDWGPQRPFHRFDDTWSVTPHSRAREDNDLDSQVSQEGLGPVLQPQPKSYFKSVSVTKITKPDGTIEERRTVVDSEGRKETTVTHQEAGGSPRDGPESPTPPSLDDSSSILDLFLGRWFRSR; this is encoded by the exons ATGCTTGCTTTCCGGCAGCGTGGTCTGACTCTTCGCTCAATTTCCGACAGCGTAGCTCTGGCTGCTACCCGTGTGGGCTTCAAAGGTTCGAGTCCCACTACGGGAATGAGCCTTTTTGACCTCTTTCGGGGCTTTTTCGGCTTTTCTGGACCTCGGAG CCACAGAGATCCCTTTTTTGGAGGAATGACTCGCGATGAAGACGAAGAtgatgaggaagaggaagaagaaggagtCACGTGGGGCCGTGGGAACTCGAGGTTTGAGGGTTCCCAGCCCCCTGAGGAATTTAGCtttggcttcagcttcagcccagGAGGAGGAATGCGTTTCCACGATAACTTCGGCTTTGATGACTTAGTACGGGATTTCAACAACATCTTCAGCGAGATGGGGGCCTGGACCTTGCCTTCCCGCCCTCCTG AACTTCCAGGTCCTGAATCAGAGACACCTGGTGAGAGACGGCAGGAAGGACAGACACTTCGGGACTCAATGCTTAAGTATCCAGATAGTCACCAGCCCAAGATCTTTGGTGGGGGCTTGGAGAGTGATGCAAGATCTGAATCCCCCAAACCAGCACCAGACTGGGGCCCCCAGAGACCTTTTCATAGG TTCGATGATACGTGGTCTGTGACCCCCCACTCTAGAGCCAGAGAAGACAATG ATCTTGATtcccaggtttctcaggagggtcTTGGCCCAGTTCTGCAGCCCCAACCCAAATCCTATTTCAAGAGTGTCTCTGTGACCAAGATCACTAAACCAGATGGG ACTATAGAGGAGCGCCGGACTGTGGTGGACAGCGAGGGCCGGAAAGAGACCACAGTAACCCATCAAGAGGCAGGCGGCAGTCCTAGAGATG GTCCAGAATCACCAACTCCTCCATCCTTGGATGATTCCTCTTCCATCCTGGATTTGTTCCTAGGACGTTGGTTCCGGTCCCGGTAG